The window ttataattttttcaaacCTTAGACTCCTTTAAAAGTATGAATAtctcatttgaaaaaatatttgtctGAAGGTCAGCAATTACTTTGGTTTTACTTTTTCTCTGTTAAATTCAGTAAAAAATTACAACaaacacttttaattttaaataagcaaTAATGGCTATAACCATGTAGCAAAACTGGGGGGTGATTTTAGTTTCTTCCTTATACTTTACTGTATTTTCCAAACTTTCAATCATAACTATTACTTGAAAGTGAGGAAAATATGTAATTTAAGATACATGGGGggagttccttggtggtccagtggttaagaatctgccttctaatgtaAGGGTCTccagctcaatccctggtcagggaactaagattccgtatgctgcagggcaactaagcccacaggtGACAAACAGCCtgcacgctctagagcctgtgctctgcaaccagagaaagactgTTGGGCTcggcaacaaagactcagcgtagccaaaaaaaaagtatggaaaaaaattaaaacgtgaaattaaaaattattttacaggAATCTGACAAACGGTGCAACAAATATAAGGCAACGGAGTCTTTGGTTCAGACCTACATCCTGGGGTAGACCACCACGAGTCCGGGGAACCTCGGGCGCCCTCCTCTATCCGTTGCTCCCTGGGGCGGTTTGGGATCCGCACTCCCCACTCAGGTGACACTCACATCTTACACCGAGTGAAGGGAGTCTTTTCTTACCTTCCAATGCATCATCTCCGACTTCTTCATACGTCTGCCAAGAGACCAGAGAGATGGGTGAGAAGCACGGTGAAAGCCCGGCCCATGACTGGGATGGCTTCTTTTTAACAAGAGGAATTACGCTGCTTCATCGTTCCCTGTCTTTCTGAAGCACGagctcctgtccttcaccaccccATCCTGGAGACTCACCCAGGTTTCTAGAGGACGCGGGGCCAGACTGGCCAAATCACGCTTACCTGCATGGTGCTCTGGGTGTAGCCGTACTGGGGGTAACTGTAGCTGTAGCTGCCTGTGTTCTGGTCATAGCCCCACTGGGCGTAGTAGTTCTGGTACTGCTGGTAATACTGGTTGTAGCTGTAACTGTACATTTGACTGTATTCCACTGGCTTTACACGGCTCcttaaaggaagaaggaaaaataaacaaacaaatgagcaAACATTTCCATAATACTATATGACCGGgattgttctaagtgctttacacagACTAACTCCTTTAATCCCCACAatggtgctatacagtaaatatataattaatcctatttcacagatgagaaaactgaggttcagagagattacatcatttgtccaaagtcacatagtGAGTTaagagattcaaacccaggcagtctgatcCCAGAACCCAGCTTTAAAGATAGGAGCTTTtgggaagtccctggtggtccaatggtggGGACTCTGCACTTTAAGTTCCacgggcccaggttccatccctgatcgggGCACTGGGATCCTGtgggccacacagcatggccaaattaaaaaaaaaaaggcacttccAATGGTTAGGTTTGTCTCCCTTACAAACTTTTTTAGTACTGACTTTTCCCCTTCTCAAGATCTTGGGGGGCTGTTTTTCTGCCAGCCTCAAAGGCTCAGATAAACATGGCCTGGATAATCTGGATTTAGAATGATCCAAGGAGCATTTGCAAATTACAAAATATCTTATCACCTTTTCCCTGCAAAAACATAAGGTAAGTGTTTCAGGAGCCTGGAACTGTAGTCAGAGATACCATTTGTGGAGTAGGTACTTGGGATTTGTGCCCATTCTTTTTTATACATGGTCTCCTACTTTATGTCCTGCATAGCTCTATGACAGAGCTATTATTTATTATTCCCTCTGTAAATATGAGAACACAGCCTCTGAACGGTTAAGTGATTTACCCAAGACTACACAGAGGACTGAAGCCAAATTTTAACTCCAAGGCTTGCACCCCAACCACAACATGGTTCATACAGCACCTGCCCTGCAGACTCAAGTCTCCTATCCGTGTCCCCCTTCCTGCATTCACCAACCAGGGCTGAGGCCCAAGATCAACAGAAagctttcttctctgattccacAGCTACCCCAGTCACTGCTAACCAAAGACAATGTCAAGCCTGCAAAAGATCCACTGCTTTCAAAACCTTAAAAAACCACAGGTGATGACCTCTTCCCAGGTTCCTCATGTGCTCAATGTCGGCTTGGTGAGGACTCAGCCTGAGCAGTTAGGCCGCATCTGACTGCCTTAGCATCACCTCCCGATGGGGCGGCTCGATGAAGTCTGATGGCAGAGATTTCCTCTCCCTGCCCACTGCCAGGCTGAAAACTGCTCATATTTGCCTCCATGACCCTACCCCCCTGACCCATGCATCCAAGGAGTCTACCACCCTCACGACACGTTCAGGTCACTGAAGGCGCAGGGCCTGGGTCTACACATTTCTGTTTCTCCACACTCGGCTTACAAGTCTGACTCTCCAAGGAAACTCTGATCACTCGATTCTTAGTGCATGAGGGCACCTCCCCAGAGGCAGGCATTAAATGCTGACACCAATGCTCAATGAAGAAACAGATGTAACAAAATAACTGCTCTGCAGAAGggactttgtttttcttgtttatagCTATAACTTCAAAGTCTAGGGCGGGGCTGCAGTTGCAGGGACTCAGTTATCACTGACTGAATAAATGATGACAAAGCAGAAACCACCAAAATAGTAAACATCAGAGGAACTGCTAGACACAATATGCAATCAAAAGAATATCCCGCAGCTATTAAGAATGTTGTAATGATGACAACTATGCAACTCTATGGCAAAGCGAGTGTGTGCACTGAGTAAACTGGGAAGCGCGAGAGTGGACACTGTTATTGCAATTAAACATGAATAAGCAATGAATCTACCACCTGTAAACTGACCCGCATGCatgcagtgtgtgtgtatctacatCAGTATCTACATTTATACAGAAGCCTGAAAAGGAACCCAGAAATTATAAGCAGTCATTTAGAGTAACAAGgaacttctttcttttcaatgttttctttaatgtttttacATATACAGTAGAGTTTAGAATCGCTGAGGCTAAACTGCAAAGAGCCTCCAAATCTTTGCTGTCTTAAAAAACACGGCCATCTGGAAGTTCTGCCCAAAGAGTGTAACCACTTACATACTTTAACACGAAGTTTCTCAGGCTTTGTAAAGTTGACTTTTGGGTGGCAGAGGAGACCATTCTTTGTTCCGGGAGATGTCTTGTGCACTGTAGAATGTTTAATAGCATACCTGGCCTGTACTCATTAGATTCGAGAGGCTTCCCTCTCCCAGTATGGGATGTGACAATCAAATTTATCTTTAGGTGTTGCCAATGTCCtcaagttgagaaccactgcttggGCCAAAGGATGGAAGATTCTACGCAGAGAAAAACTGTCTTATATCTGAGTATAAAACATGCTTGGATATGCACGGGAAGAAGGGTTTCCTGCCCAGAGTGACAGGTACAATAGTGATGTATATAATCTTCTATCCTGCTtacatcattatttttcttttggccacaaggcatggcttGTGGCAATTTCCTATATCATATTCCCTATATCATTAATTCTTAGCCACTCCCATAGCAAGGGGCACTCTTAAGAGGTTTGTATGTTTCAGTAGCAGCTCTACTGGGCAAAGAGCACACAAACTAAGTTTGCAGAGCCCAGCTGCTTTTCCAGCATCGCTATGGCGATTCTCCATGTGCCTGGCCTCCCCCAGTCATAGCTCTCTCCTCAGCTGTGAGCTTCTGCAGGGGCAACAGTGGCGCTGGCTCATCTCCAGCACCCAGCCCGGCAAACACCAGGCACTCATCACTTGCGGCCTGCACTGAGCCTCCTGGCAGCCTCCCAAGCAGCAAGCGGATGCCCTGATTATCAGCAACCGACGAGGCATGTCTCGGTTCCCACGCCAGCGCAGGACTCACGCTTTGGGGATGGCCACGCTCAGCCGCACTGGTTTAGACCCCAGTCCTATGGCTCCCTGGCACTCTGTCAGGGCTCGCTTCTGTTCCAGCTCATCTGTGAATTTCACAAAACCATAACCCCTGCAggaaaaagacacacacatacacacgcactaTTTAGATCACAAATGTGATGCAGGTAAAACCAAAGAACGGAAAAGAAGCTGAGAAGGGAGAGAGCACCCATCAAACCACATGGGCAGGCCTGAGCGCCCCACTGAACAGAGGGGTGTCACAGAGCAGTGTGAGACCCCAGCACTGGAGGATCCCACTTTCAGTTCACCAACCTCCTCCATGCCATCCTGATATGGCTTCTCCCCAAACAGGAGCTTCCCTCCCGATCTACTGGAAAGTATTGTTATTATTACAGTAGAAGCAGTAGTAGTAACAGTCACAGAAGGCCAAATATGTACAGAGCCTGCCCTGCATGCCAGGTGCTACCCAAGGCACTGGGACTCAGCAGTCACAAGCAGACAAGGCTTCTCCTGCTTTCCTGAGCTCATATCCCACTTGGGGATAAATGAATGACAGTTAACATTTAATGACCACTTATTATTTCCCAGGCACTATGCTGAGTATTTTCCCAGTTATCTCAATAAACTGTCCAACAACTTGATGAAGGGAGTATCCACATCTTATTGAAGGCAAAACCAAACTTCAAAGACATTtaatgacttgcccaaagtcataccaGAAGCAGAATTCAAAGTCCAAGCTCATAACTACTACTCAGATCAAAAAGGAATCTTTCCCAACATATagcatatgatctcacttatgcgtggaatctaaaatatgatataaatgaacttacttacaaaacagaaagagactcacagacacagaaaacaaacttatggttatcaaaggtgcaagaggggagaaaagggataaattaggaggagTCTGAGATTAGCAGATATAAACCACTATAGATAAacgaggtcctactgtatagcacagggaactatatatattcaatatcctgtaatgaaCGATAACAgaggaaaaatatacatataaacccTAAGGTCTTTCcacttttaaagtaaaaataataaataaaaaaggaaatacctATAAAGCATTTTCTATTGACTTATTTacatcatttcatcctcacaccaACCCCCATGAGATGCAGATACTATAAATCggtcccatttcatagatgaggaaacaggggcAGAGATTCAGTAACTTGTCTGCTGCAAAATCCCTGGGCAGTACTGAGGCTGGGATCTGCACCAGGCGGTTTGGCTCCAGAGCCATGGCCTCATTATCACACCCTCAGCTATGAGATACATGCTGCAACCAACAGGGTAGGCATGAATAAAAGTAAGACCTTACTTAGACACGCCTGTCTGGTCCAAAACCACCTTGCCTCCCCGACAGGAGGGGTAGACTTTGACGAAGAACTCATACAGCATGCCATCATCCACATCTGGGGTCAGATCCCCAACAAAGAGGGAGTACTCAGGGCTGAGAAGAGAGAACGAGATTCagacacaaagaagaaaacttcTGTTCTTGTGAGCTCTCTTGACCCATTCTAGATAAACCTCTTCTGTGCTGCGTCAGAGAACACCACATCTGCTGGGCCCTTAAcctagtcctgctgctgctgctgctaagtcgctttagtcgtgtctgactctgtgtgaccccatagatggcagcccaccaggctcccccgtctctgggattctccaggcaggagtactggagtggggtgccattgccttctctgaacctaGTCCTAATTTGTTTCATTTGGCAGTCCTGGTAGAAGAGTTTCGAAAGGAGTCTCCTGCCCCAGGCCTTTCACCCACTGAATAAAGCCTATCTGGCTTCAAGCTTTACATGAGTGCAGACCAGGGGATAAGTCAGAGATGCTCAAAAGATAAAGCCAGAGATTCTGCATTCACTGCATACTTTTAATCCAAATGGTGGAAAGTACAGGGAGCATGAGAACTAAACCTTCTCTCCTAGAGATGGGCTAACATGAAATCCCTCAACTTTCAGGACAGGGTCAGCAAAATTTTCTGTGAAGGCCGTACAGTAACTATTGTAGGCTCTCTGGGGGCACCTCTGATTTCTGTTGTCTTTTATCTGTTTCCACaatccttaaaaaatgaaagggGGGccagggggccttccctggtggcccagtagttaagtTACTTAAGTAGTTAAGGTGGTCCActttcattgcagggggcatggaattgattcctggtcagggagctaagaccccacaagcagagcagcatggccaaataaataaataatttaaaatacagagggaatttcctggcggtccagtggttatgactctgtgctctcactgccgatggcctgggtttaatcctggTTGGGTAACTAGGATCCTGCAAACCGTGAGGCACTgcgaaaaaaaaagtaaaaaccattTCTAGCTTTcaggtaatggagaaggcaatggcaccccactccagtactcttgcctggagaatcccatggatggagaagcctggtgggctgcagcccatggggtcactaagtcagacacgactgagcgacttcactttcacttttcgctttcatgcactggagaaggaaacggcaacccactccagtgttcttgcctggagaatctcagggatgggggagcctggtgggctgccgtctatggggtcagacagagtcggacacgactgcagtgacttagcgaATGACAAAATTAGGTCACAGTTTGCCAACCCCCATAACAGAACAATAaactcattattattttatttcaagtatGATACATATTCCTTGTGTAAGatcagaatatataaaaggacaaagaaaaataaaataccaataaCCCAACTCAAAGGGAATCACCATGAACACCTTGATAtgcatttttgttcttttgctttagtttcttcctttgaatttataaaaattggatacaactcatttattttgtttctagcATTTTTTTCACTTACAGCATCTAACCAACATCTTGACATGTGAGTATTCTGCTACAACTTGACACGTTAATGGATACACAATATTCCAAAAAATGAACATATTGTAACTTGAACCACTTTCCTATTATTAGATTACTTGGATTTTCCCCCAATTTTGCCGATTATATGTAGTATCTCAAtgaacattttctctcttttttaaaaaaacttttactggagttgatatacaatgttgtgctaactttaggtgtacagcaaagtaaatcagtttatacatatacacatatccattctttttttatattctcttcccATATAAGCTATTACAGAGTATCAAGtagagctccctatgctatacagtaggtcctaattagttatctattttatatatactagtgtgtaCAAGTCACTCCCAACTTCCCAATTTATTCACTGCGTCcccttatcccctggtaaccataggtttattttctacatctgtggctctatttctgttttataagtaagttctttttaagattccacatataagtgatattacacAATAGCAACGAACATTTTCAAAGCTAATCTTTacacatgcgtgctaagtcacttcagtcgtgtccgactctgtgcgattctatggactgtgtagcccaccaggcttctccgtccatgggattctccaggcaagaacattggagtgggttgccacgccctcctccagatcttcccaacccagggatcaaacctacatctcttatgtctcctgcactggcaggcgggttccttacctAGTGCCACCTAGGGATAATCTTTACACATATCCATGAATAAATTCTGAAAAGCAGAATTATGGGTTCAAAGGGTATAAATCTATCTAAAGCCTTTGATACATTGTTCTCCAGCTTTCAAAGCAATCTGAAATGCTCGATACATTTATGTTGCTACAGCAATTCTTACTGAATAAATGTCATTACCATAGGCAGTTATGGGACTAGGAGAGGGAGCAAATACAGATAAGACAAGGGCCTTGCCATGAGCAAACTGGAAGCATCCCCCAACAGGGATGGGAGGGGTTGGCCTTCAGGAGGGAAGCAAACTGGGGCCAAACTCAGCTCCCCATCCTCCTCTCTGGAAGTGACCAGTGCAGTGAACACATCTTGTCTCTATTTAGACATTTCCCAGGACTTGAAGCTACCTTGTGGCTACTCCCTACTTACCTGTTATCTGGCTGTTTCCCATAAGTGGCGTAATTCAGTTTAAAACGCTTTgcctgaaaatttaaaaacaaacaaactaaaacagAGAAAGGTGTTTCAAGAATCAacaatttttggaaaaaaactgaaataaattacCTTGGCCAAAACATCTCcccctctctaagcctcagcctTTTCTCCTGTTTAAAAGGAGGGGGATGCACGGATGACCGCTAAGGGCACTGCCAGCTCCATGGTTCTATGAGCCCAGGTGTGCCAGCGTGGTGCAGCTGTAAGCTAAGTAACTGTGGGAAGAGCAGAATGCAACTCTCTTGAAACGTGTCCTCACAGCTGCCAGCCTGTTCTACTTTGTCAATCAAGCAAGAGGTCTAGAGGTTCAAGTCTTCTGTGAAGGGAGGCAGCGGTGCAGAGTGGAAAGGGCATGGGTTTTAGAGGCAACCAATCTTCGGTCtgcatcctggctctgccacttactacctGTGttgccttgggcaagttattccatctccctgagcttcagtttcctggtCTGTCAAAGATAACAATGTCTACTGTTTAGGGTTGTtataggattaaataaaatatatggtaGGGATTCAACAAATGACAGTTATTCATGGTAACAAAAATGGCAACATTATCATTATCTAAGTGTCCTTACAGGTGTGGCTCCTGGAAGGGGCTTCCCGTTGATTTTATGCAAACACTTCTCAGCTGTGGCCAAATCTGCGAATTCTACAAAGCAGTAGCCAGCCGGGATCCTGGAGCGAAAACAGAAAAAGGGAATGGTTAAAGATCTGATACCCAGGCACTTTGACAGTgatcctgtggctaagactccgagctcccagtgcacctggtcagagaactagatcctataTGCCGCAACTAAGTAtctgcatgcagcaactaaaaccaggtacagccaaataaataaatatatttaaaaaggagGGGTGAGggaattcaagagggaggggagacaggatatatgtttaattatggctgattcaagttgttgtatggcagaaaccaacacaacactataaagcaattttcctcctattacaaaattaaaaaaaaaaagagtaattcaAGCTTTCAcaggcagacagacacacacgtacacacaagaTGTGATACCTAGATGAGAGACTAAGTCTGGGCTggagggcaggaaaagatgtttttctcatgACAGCCCATATTATTTTTGTTCCATGCTGTACTCCAGTTCAGAATTTATAGACCTGAGTATAAGTATTGCCAATCCAGGCCAGTACCAGACTCATTTAGTAAATCATTTATTCATGTACTGTATCGCCTATGAAGAACTCTTGCCAAAAAtgtttcctgggacttccctggtggtccagtggcgaagactccaagctcccaggcagggggcatgggttccatccctagtcagggaactaaatcccagtTGCTGCAACATAGAGtttgaatgccacaactaaagaccctgcaCAAATTGAAGACTGAAGAAGATCTCGTGTGccctaagacctagcacagccgaaaaataaaaatattcctatGCAACCCAAGCAAACCTTCAGATCTAATGTCCAGCTTACAGGAAATATTAGGAACAGAACAAATAAAACACTAtgatcagatcggatcagtcgctcagtcgtgtccgactctttgcgaccccatgaatcacagcacgccaggcctccctgtccatcactaactcccagagttcactcagactcatgtccatcaagtcagtgatgccatccagccatctcatcctctgtcgtccccttctcctcttgcccgaaatccctcccagcatcagagtcttttccaatgagtcaactcttcgcatgaggtggccaaagtactggagtttcagctttagcattattctttccaaagaaatcccagggctgatctacttcagaatggactggttggatctccttgcagtccaagggactctcaagagtcttctccaacaccacagtttaaaagcatcaattcttcggcactcagccttcttcacagtccaactctcacatccatacatgactactggaaaaaccatagccttgactagacggacctttgttggcaaagt of the Bubalus kerabau isolate K-KA32 ecotype Philippines breed swamp buffalo chromosome 3, PCC_UOA_SB_1v2, whole genome shotgun sequence genome contains:
- the TRNAU1AP gene encoding tRNA selenocysteine 1-associated protein 1 isoform X1; the encoded protein is MAASLWMGDLEPYMDENFISRAFATMGETVMSVKIIRNRLTGIPAGYCFVEFADLATAEKCLHKINGKPLPGATPAKRFKLNYATYGKQPDNSPEYSLFVGDLTPDVDDGMLYEFFVKVYPSCRGGKVVLDQTGVSKGYGFVKFTDELEQKRALTECQGAIGLGSKPVRLSVAIPKASRVKPVEYSQMYSYSYNQYYQQYQNYYAQWGYDQNTGSYSYSYPQYGYTQSTMQTYEEVGDDALEDPMPQLDVTEANKEFMEQSEELYDALMDCHWQPLDTVSSEIPAMI
- the TRNAU1AP gene encoding tRNA selenocysteine 1-associated protein 1 isoform X2 is translated as MAASLWMGDLEPYMDENFISRAFATMGETVMSVKIIRNRLTGIPAGYCFVEFADLATAEKCLHKINGKPLPGATPAKRFKLNYATYGKQPDNSPEYSLFVGDLTPDVDDGMLYEFFVKVYPSCRGGKVVLDQTGVSKSRVKPVEYSQMYSYSYNQYYQQYQNYYAQWGYDQNTGSYSYSYPQYGYTQSTMQTYEEVGDDALEDPMPQLDVTEANKEFMEQSEELYDALMDCHWQPLDTVSSEIPAMI
- the TRNAU1AP gene encoding tRNA selenocysteine 1-associated protein 1 isoform X3 → MAASLWMGDLEPYMDENFISRAFATMGETVMSVKIIRNRLTGIPAGYCFVEFADLATAEKCLHKINGKPLPGATPAKRFKLNYATYGKQPDNRGYGFVKFTDELEQKRALTECQGAIGLGSKPVRLSVAIPKASRVKPVEYSQMYSYSYNQYYQQYQNYYAQWGYDQNTGSYSYSYPQYGYTQSTMQTYEEVGDDALEDPMPQLDVTEANKEFMEQSEELYDALMDCHWQPLDTVSSEIPAMI